From a single Nicotiana tabacum cultivar K326 chromosome 8, ASM71507v2, whole genome shotgun sequence genomic region:
- the LOC107830127 gene encoding putative late blight resistance protein homolog R1A-3, producing the protein MAYAAITSLMNTIQQSMESTGLVMQLFYEKLESLRAIMEKSCNVTGDLDALTSLEAQIVELADEAENKVDLESRNIFLPENEKKQRRAFVNLYSLVKEVVGRIDSTMKKWMAIQKKLKNIQDLKAQDLSLVSTSRHGIEPEDKMVGLENEFEMMQDQLARGAKELEVVSIVGMGGIGKTTLANKIYSDPFIMSHFGIRAKATVSQEYCARYVLLRLLSSISGKIEEFHEHQDDDQLADRLQKLLKCGRYLVVIDDIWTREAWDGIKRCFPDCNNGSRILMTTRNVEVAECASSGKTPYHMRLMNFDESWSLLYEKVFVKDYFSPEFEQLGKKIALNCGGLPLALVLIAGLLFKIGNSLDEWKSVVKNVSSMVTTEVNVQCMRVVALSYHYLPHHLKSCFLYFAIFQEDELILVNKLVELWAAEGFLKVEERKSIEEVAEKCLKELIDRSLISIRNLSFDGKIEICGMHDVTREICLREARNMNIVNVTREEKYQNSCVQSMHFSSKSRGRISIQLITSEQNTEKILARYPKNEVRSIICFRVKMFVPKLLHFKLVRVLDLALMRFSAFPSLILDLIHLRYLALSLSPSLQHYLGEEISSSFSVDIPPSISSLCYLQTFILKLLQPNAREYPLVLPYKILTMPQLRHLHLDWNYLQYHEPTEKSLVLKNLQCLSGLNPWHCTRAVFRQFPNLKKLQICGIWEDFRSRKDLYDFHYLDQLEELDFVLTYSCYACFLESITSSGLLRFTRQKRRAILLERPSLALPPTETFPYSILPPPDAFPQNLKKLAFYGTCFQWKDLSIVGKLPKLEALKLGISACIGIEWKVVKDGFPSLKFLLLERLKVRYWRASCDHFPCLERLFLEHCWDLDSIPQDFADITTLALIDIRWCAESVGNSAKQIQEDILNNYASFVEVNIHEPQNKRRGPSRSVALPTIGI; encoded by the exons ATGGCTTATGCTGCTATTACTTCTCTTATGAACACCATACAACAATCAATGGAATCGACTGGACTTGTGATGCAATTGTTCTATGAAAAGCTTGAATCATTGAGAGCTATTATGGAGAAATCCTGCAATGTAACAGGCGATCTTGATGCATTGACAAGCTTGGAAGCGCAAATCGTAGAGCTAGCAGATGAAGCAGAAAATAAGGTTGACTTGGaatcaagaaatatttttttgcccgaaaatgaaaaaaaacaaagaagagcTTTTGTGAATCTTTATTCCCTTGTAAAAGAAGTAGTAGGACGCATTGATTCAACAATGAAGAAGTGGATGGCAATTCAAAAGAAGCTCAAGAACATCCAAGATCTTAAAGCACAAGATTTGTCTCTTGTCAGTACGTCACGACATGGCATAGAGCCTGAGGATAAGATGGTTGGCCTTGAAAATGAATTCGAGATGATGCAGGATCAACTTGCTAGAGGAGCAAAGGAACTAGAAGTTGTCTCAATTGTCGGGATGGGGGGCATCGGCAAGACAACTTTGGctaacaaaatctatagtgatccaTTCATTATGTCTCACTTTGGCATTCGTGCAAAAGCAACAGTTTCACAAGAGTACTGTGCGAGATATGTGCTTCTACGCCTTCTTTCTTCTATAAGTGGAAAGATCGAAGAATTTCATGAGCATCAAGATGATGATCAACTAGCAGACCGACTACAAAAGCTTCTAAAATGCGGGAGGTACTTGGTAGTCATTGATGATATATGGACTAGAGAAGCATGGGATGGTATAAAACGATGTTTCCCAGACTGTAACAATGGGAGTCGAATACTCATGACCACGAGGAATGTGGAGGTGGCTGAATGTGCTAGCTCAGGTAAGACTCCTTATCATATGCGCCTCATGAATTTTGATGAAAGTTGGAGTTTGTTGTACGAAAAGGTCTTTGTGAAAGACTATTTTTCCCCTGAATTTGAACAACTTGGCAAAAAGATTGCACTAAACTGTGGAGGATTACCTCTAGCACTTGTTTTGATTGCCGGACTTCTCTTCAAAATTGGTAATTCATTGGATGAGTGGAAAAGTGTTGTCAAGAATGTAAGTTCAATGGTCACCACAGAGGTTAATGTCCAATGCATGAGGGTGGTTGCATTAAGTTACCATTACTTGCCTCATCACCTAAAATCGTGCTTTCTATATTTTGCAATCTTCCAAGAGGATGAACTGATTTTAGTCAATAAACTTGTGGAATTATGGGCAGCAGAGGGGTTTTTGAAGGTAGAAGAGAGGAAAAGCATAGAAGAAGTGGCAGAAAAATGTCTAAAAGAACTTATAGATAGAAGTTTAATTTCCATCCGCAATTTGAGTTTTGATGGAAAAATTGAGATTTGTGGAATGCATGATGTGACCCGTGAAATCTGCTTGAGAGAAGCTCGAAACATGAACATTGTGAATGTTACGAGGGAAGAGAAGTATCAAAATTCATGTGTGCAATCTATGCATTTTTCCTCTAAGAGTCGAGGTCGGATCAGTATCCAATTGATCACGTCTGAGCAGAATACTGAGAAAATATTGGCAAGGTATCCTAAAAATGAGGTTCGTTCTATTATCTGTTTTAGAGTGAAAATGTTCGTGCCAAAGTTGTTGCACTTCAAGCTAGTAAGAGTACTAGATCTTGCTTTAATGAGATTTTCTGCTTTTCCCAGTTTGATTCTTGATTTAATTCACTTGAGATACCTAGCTTTGAGTCTTTCTCCTAGCTTGCAGCATTATCTAGGAGAAGAGATTTCCTCATCTTTTTCAGTAGACATTCCTCCATCGATATCTAGCCTATGTTATCTGCAAACTTTTATACTAAAACTTTTACAGCCTAATGCCCGGGAATATCCTCTGGTATTACCATACAAAATTTTGACGATGCCACAATTGAGGCACCTCCATTTGGACTGGAATTACTTGCAGTATCATGAGCCTACGGAGAAAAGTTTGGTTCTGAAAAATTTGCAATGTCTGTCTGGATTGAATCCTTGGCATTGTACTAGGGCCGTCTTTAGACAATTTCCCAATTTAAAGAAGTTGCAAATATGTGGCATCTGGGAAGACTTTCGTAGTCGCAAGGACCTCTATGATTTTCACTATTTAGATCAGCTCGAGGAATTAGATTTTGTTCTTACTTATTCATGTTATGCTTGCTTTCTGGAAAGCATTACATCTTCAGGCCTTTTGAGGTTCACGAGGCAAAAACGACGAGCAATTTTGCTGGAGAGACCATCTCTGGCCCTTCCTCCTACAGAAACTTTTCCATATTCAATCCTTCCTCCTCCAGATGCTTTTCCGCAGAACCTCAAGAAACTGGCTTTTTACGGGACTTGTTTTCAGTGGAAGGATTTGAGCATTGTAGGTAAATTGCCCAAACTCGAGGCCCTTAAACTGGGAATTAGTGCCTGCATAGGCATTGAGTGGAAGGTAGTTAAGGATGGTTTTCCTAGCTTGAAGTTTTTGCTACTGGAACGTTTGAAGGTTCGCTACTGGAGAGCCAGTTGTGATCACTTTCCGTGCCTTGAACGACTATTTCTTGAAcattgttgggatttggattcaaTCCCTCAAGATTTTGCAGATATAACCACCCTTGCACTAATTGATATTAGGTGGTGTGCAGAATCTGTTGGGAATTCCGCCAAACAAATTCAAGAGGATATTCTAAACAACTATGCAAGTTTTGTTGAGGTCAATATCCATGAGCCTCA AAACAAGCGACGAGGACCAAGCCGCTCAGTAGCCCTTCCCACTATCGGTATCTGA